A part of Cannabis sativa cultivar Pink pepper isolate KNU-18-1 chromosome 6, ASM2916894v1, whole genome shotgun sequence genomic DNA contains:
- the LOC115695686 gene encoding NAD-dependent protein deacetylase SRT1 isoform X1 — MSLGYAEKLSFIEDVGQVGMTEHFDSSNILQEKIERLATLIRKSKHLVVFTGAGISTSCGIPDFRGPKGIWTLQREGKALPEASLPFHRAMPSLTHMALVELERAGILKFVISQNVDGLHLRSGIPREKLAELHGNSFMETCPSCGAEYLRDFEVETIGLKETSRRCAVKQCGAKLKDTVLDWEDALPTKEMNLSEKHCRMADVVLCLGTSLQITPACNLPLKSLRGGGKIVIVNLQKTPKDKKASLVIHGLVDKVVSGAMISLNRQIPPFVRVDLFQTIITQALSLDKKYVNWTLRVSSVHGHKAPLPFVKSVEVSFLDREDYKGAILEKEPFQLKRRTVSTKSFEVVLKLNFSEGCGCPYIEMNIPIDFTVPIDCFNLDKDAIFEELKETAIQELCCGQNAVIVRREILTPQSEETVYAVVTNIVRHNKTAKVSELGDSLSNGGNVKRRLENGCTGTLKKKRSKSRHKKKLTTTTTTTTSSLST, encoded by the exons ATGTCTTTGGGCTATGCTGAGAAGCTTTCCTTCATTGAAGATGTGGGTCAAGTCGGTATGACCGAGCATTTTGACTCATCCAACATCTTGCAGGAAAAA ATTGAACGTCTTGCAACATTGATACGAAAG AGTAAGCATCTAGTAGTGTTTACAGGTGCGGGAATATCAACTTCCTGTGGTATTCCAGATTTTCGAGGCCCGAAGGGAATTTGGACTCTTCAG CGTGAAGGAAAAGCCTTGCCTGAAGCATCACTTCCATTTCATCGAGCAATGCCTAGTTTGACACACATGGCATTGGTGGAATTGGAAAGAGCGGGAATTCTAAAATTCGTCATCAGCCAA AATGTCGATGGCCTCCACCTTCGATCGGGAATACCAAGAGAGAAACTTGCTGAGCTGCATGGTAACTCTTTCATGGAAACCTGTCCTTCTTGTGGAGCCGA GTATTTGCGGGATTTCGAGGTGGAAACTATTGGATTGAAGGAGACTTCCAGACGCTGTGCTGTTAAACAATGTGGTGCAAAACTTAAGGATACAGTGCTTGACTGGGAG GATGCATTGCCCACAAAAGAGATGAATCTTTCCGAGAAGCACTGTAGGATGGCTGATGTTGTCTTATGTTTGGGGACGAG CCTGCAGATCACTCCAGCGTGCAACCTACCTTTAAAATCGCTTCGTGGTGGGGGAAAGATCGTAATTGTTAATCTTCAG AAAACTCCTAAAGACAAGAAAGCAAGTTTGGTGATTCATGGACTCGTAGATAAG GTAGTTTCGGGTGCCATGATTTCACTCAATCGGCAGATTCCTCCGTTTGTCAGGGTTGATCTTTTTCAAACCATTATAACACAAGCCTTGAGTCTAG ATAAAAAATATGTGAATTGGACCCTTCGAGTATCAAGTGTACACGGACATAAAGCTCCATTGCCGTTCGTCAAATCTGTTGAG GTTTCTTTCTTAGACAGGGAGGACTATAAAGGCGCTATCTTGGAAAAAGAACCGTTTCAGCTGAAAAG GAGAACCGTTTCAACAAAATCGTTTGAAGTAGTTTTGAAGCTGAATTTCAGCGAAGGCTGTGGCTGTCCATACATCGAAATGAACATTCCTATTGACTTTACG GTTCCAATCGATTGTTTTAATCTCGACAAAGACGCCATATTTGAAGAGCTGAAAGAGACTGCAATCCAAGAATTGTGTTGTGGACAAAATGCGGTTATAGTGAGAAGAGAAATCTTAACACCGCAAAGTGAAGAAACTGTATACGCAGTTGTCACCAACATTGTTAGGCACAACAAAACCGCTAAAGTCTCTGAACTCGGTGATTCTCTTAGCAATGGCGGCAATGTCAAGAGACGGCTTGAAAATGGTTGCACCGGGACATTGAAGAAGAAGCGATCCAAAAGCCGACATAAGAAAAAGCTtactacaacaacaacaacaacaacttctTCACTTTCTACCTAA
- the LOC115725090 gene encoding fasciclin-like arabinogalactan protein 1, with amino-acid sequence MQLRPALTAGTLVLAMAVIFIFSGTGVDAHNITKILAKHPEFSSFNHYLTLTHLASEINQRTTITVCAVDNAAMGDILSKHPNIYTVKNILSIHVLLDYFGAKKLHQITNGTALAATMFQATGSAPGSTGFVNITDLHGGKVGFAPEDNNGAFAAHFVKSVEEIPYNISVIQISGVLPSAAAAAPTPAPAEINITGIMSAHGCKAFSDALLANDAMEIYEDALAGGLTLFCPLDDAFKAFLPKFKNLTKSGKNSLLEYHGVPVYQSMSMLKSNNGLMNTLATDGASKFDFTVQNDGEQVTLKTKLVTAKITGTLIDEQPVVIYTIDKVLMPKELFKHEKAETPAPAPAPEKAADAPKSSKKKGKKAAPSPDDDADADAPAPDDDDVADQTADDNGAVRFDGNRFSFFALIATAWLGFSVL; translated from the coding sequence ATGCAGCTCCGTCCGGCCTTAACCGCCGGGACACTGGTCCTAGCTATGGCCGTCATCTTCATCTTCTCCGGCACCGGTGTCGATGCTCACAACATCACGAAGATTCTCGCTAAGCATCCGGAGTTCTCTTCATTCAACCATTACCTAACCCTAACTCATCTCGCCTCAGAAATCAACCAGCGGACGACGATTACTGTCTGCGCCGTTGATAACGCCGCCATGGGCGATATTCTCTCGAAGCATCCGAATATCTATACTGTGAAGAATATTCTCTCGATTCATGTTCTTCTCGATTATTTCGGTGCCAAGAAGCTTCACCAGATCACTAACGGTACTGCTCTTGCTGCTACTATGTTTCAAGCTACCGGTTCCGCTCCTGGATCTACTGGATTCGTTAATATCACAGATCTACACGGTGGAAAGGTTGGATTCGCTCCTGAAGATAACAACGGAGCTTTTGCTGCGCATTTTGTGAAATCTGTTGAGGAAATTCCTTACAATATATCGGTGATTCAGATCAGCGGTGTTTTGCCTTCGGCTGCGGCTGCGGCGCCGACTCCAGCTCCGGCTGAGATTAATATTACCGGCATTATGTCGGCTCACGGCTGTAAAGCTTTCTCTGATGCTTTACTTGCTAACGACGCTATGGAAATTTACGAAGATGCCCTCGCTGGTGGTTTAACTCTGTTTTGTCCTTTGGATGATGCGTTCAAAGCTTTTTTGCCTAAATTCAAGAATCTAACCAAATCAGGGAAGAATTCGTTGTTAGAGTACCACGGAGTACCTGTTTACCAATCCATGTCGATGTTGAAATCAAACAACGGACTCATGAACACTCTCGCTACAGACGGAGCTAGCAAGTTCGATTTCACAGTCCAGAACGACGGAGAGCAAGTGACTCTCAAAACGAAGCTCGTCACGGCCAAAATCACCGGCACACTCATCGACGAACAACCAGTAGTGATCTACACTATCGATAAGGTATTAATGCCTAAGGAGCTTTTCAAGCACGAGAAAGCAGAGACTCCAGCTCCAGCTCCGGCACCGGAAAAGGCAGCTGACGCACCTAAATCTTCTAAGAAGAAAGGCAAGAAGGCGGCGCCGTCACCTGACGACGATGCCGATGCCGACGCTCCGGCACCGGACGATGATGACGTCGCAGATCAGACTGCTGATGATAACGGCGCCGTTAGATTTGACGGTAACAGATTTAGCTTCTTCGCTCTTATCGCTACTGCATGGCTAGGATTTTCAGTTCtgtaa
- the LOC115695686 gene encoding NAD-dependent protein deacetylase SRT1 isoform X2 → MHYNEMTTENGFLIPYEREGKALPEASLPFHRAMPSLTHMALVELERAGILKFVISQNVDGLHLRSGIPREKLAELHGNSFMETCPSCGAEYLRDFEVETIGLKETSRRCAVKQCGAKLKDTVLDWEDALPTKEMNLSEKHCRMADVVLCLGTSLQITPACNLPLKSLRGGGKIVIVNLQKTPKDKKASLVIHGLVDKVVSGAMISLNRQIPPFVRVDLFQTIITQALSLDKKYVNWTLRVSSVHGHKAPLPFVKSVEVSFLDREDYKGAILEKEPFQLKRRTVSTKSFEVVLKLNFSEGCGCPYIEMNIPIDFTVPIDCFNLDKDAIFEELKETAIQELCCGQNAVIVRREILTPQSEETVYAVVTNIVRHNKTAKVSELGDSLSNGGNVKRRLENGCTGTLKKKRSKSRHKKKLTTTTTTTTSSLST, encoded by the exons ATGCATTATAATGAAATGACAACTGAGAATGGATTTTTGATTCCTTATGAA CGTGAAGGAAAAGCCTTGCCTGAAGCATCACTTCCATTTCATCGAGCAATGCCTAGTTTGACACACATGGCATTGGTGGAATTGGAAAGAGCGGGAATTCTAAAATTCGTCATCAGCCAA AATGTCGATGGCCTCCACCTTCGATCGGGAATACCAAGAGAGAAACTTGCTGAGCTGCATGGTAACTCTTTCATGGAAACCTGTCCTTCTTGTGGAGCCGA GTATTTGCGGGATTTCGAGGTGGAAACTATTGGATTGAAGGAGACTTCCAGACGCTGTGCTGTTAAACAATGTGGTGCAAAACTTAAGGATACAGTGCTTGACTGGGAG GATGCATTGCCCACAAAAGAGATGAATCTTTCCGAGAAGCACTGTAGGATGGCTGATGTTGTCTTATGTTTGGGGACGAG CCTGCAGATCACTCCAGCGTGCAACCTACCTTTAAAATCGCTTCGTGGTGGGGGAAAGATCGTAATTGTTAATCTTCAG AAAACTCCTAAAGACAAGAAAGCAAGTTTGGTGATTCATGGACTCGTAGATAAG GTAGTTTCGGGTGCCATGATTTCACTCAATCGGCAGATTCCTCCGTTTGTCAGGGTTGATCTTTTTCAAACCATTATAACACAAGCCTTGAGTCTAG ATAAAAAATATGTGAATTGGACCCTTCGAGTATCAAGTGTACACGGACATAAAGCTCCATTGCCGTTCGTCAAATCTGTTGAG GTTTCTTTCTTAGACAGGGAGGACTATAAAGGCGCTATCTTGGAAAAAGAACCGTTTCAGCTGAAAAG GAGAACCGTTTCAACAAAATCGTTTGAAGTAGTTTTGAAGCTGAATTTCAGCGAAGGCTGTGGCTGTCCATACATCGAAATGAACATTCCTATTGACTTTACG GTTCCAATCGATTGTTTTAATCTCGACAAAGACGCCATATTTGAAGAGCTGAAAGAGACTGCAATCCAAGAATTGTGTTGTGGACAAAATGCGGTTATAGTGAGAAGAGAAATCTTAACACCGCAAAGTGAAGAAACTGTATACGCAGTTGTCACCAACATTGTTAGGCACAACAAAACCGCTAAAGTCTCTGAACTCGGTGATTCTCTTAGCAATGGCGGCAATGTCAAGAGACGGCTTGAAAATGGTTGCACCGGGACATTGAAGAAGAAGCGATCCAAAAGCCGACATAAGAAAAAGCTtactacaacaacaacaacaacaacttctTCACTTTCTACCTAA
- the LOC115695769 gene encoding nudix hydrolase 10 translates to MANSSVGVEIVHENGTQQQVVEIEELLLPATNDDHGGIIVDMKEPMEPSCFATLLRASMSQWRRQGKKGVWIKLPIELVNLVETTVKEGFRYHHAEPQYLMLVYWIPETPSTIPANASHRVGIGAVVIKDENQLLVVQEKAGVFKGTGVWKIPTGVVDEGEDIFQTAIREVKEETGIDTEFLEVLAVRQTHKAYFEKSDLLFMCMLRPVSFDIQKQDLEIEAAQWMSFKEYAEQPLMKQQHGFFKCINDICLKKLHGTYNGFSPQITKSSFTSRSSYVYLNEKDFNN, encoded by the exons ATGGCAAATTCATCAGTAGGAGTGGAAATTGTTCATGAAAATGGGacccaacaacaggttgttgaAATTGAAGAGTTACTTCTTCCTGCAACTAATGATGATCATGGTGGAATCATTGTTGATATGAAGGAGCCTATGGAGCCTTCTTGTTTTGCTACTTTGCTCAGAGCTTCCATGTCACAATGGAGGAGAcag GGAAAAAAGGGTGTTTGGATAAAATTGCCCATTGAGCTGGTAAACCTAGTTGAAACTACAGTAAAG GAGGGGTTTAGATATCATCATGCTGAGCCACAGTACTTGATGCTTGTTTACTGGATCCCTGAAACTCCAAGTACAATTCCTGCGAATGCTTCACACCGAGTTGGCATTGGCGCGGTTGTCATTAAGGATGAAAATCAg TTACTTGTGGTGCAAGAAAAAGCTGGTGTATTCAAAGGAACAGGTGTGTGGAAAATTCCCACTGGAGTTGTTGATGAG GGGgaagatatttttcaaacagCTATAAGAGAAGTGAAAGAAGAAACTGGA ATTGATACTGAATTTTTGGAGGTATTAGCAGTAAG GCAAACTCACAAGGCATACTTTGAAAAATCGGATTTGTTGTTTATGTGCATGCTGCGACCCGTGTCTTTCGATATACAGAAACAAGATCTAGAAATTGAGGCTGCACAG TGGATGTCATTCAAGGAATATGCAGAACAACCATTGATGAAGCAACAACATGGATTTTTCAAGTGCATAAATGACATATGCTTAAAAAAGCTTCATGggacttacaatggattttcaccTCAAATTACAAAATCATCTTTTACTAGTCGATCAAGTTATGTATATTTGAATGAGAAAGACTTCAATAATTGA